The genomic interval AGGCCGGTCCGGCCTGTTGATTGCCGTCACCGTCTTCTCCCGTCGGCCGTCGCGCGTGTCTTGAACATCAGAGGCACGGGCGCTCCGGGTTCCGGCCGAAACCAGAGCCAGAAGCGCATCGGGACCATCTCACTGCCATGTGCAAACGACCCTCCCCAACCATCGAGCCAGCGATTCTGTCATACGTGTGCCGCGTTGCGGGATATCATGACTACACTGTTGGCTTGTTAATGGAGAGTCGGGCGACGGAGGATCGAAAGTGAGCGATCGCGAGATGGAAGAGATTCGGCGCAAGTTCGCGGAGCGCGTTGCCAACGCAGCCTCGCTAGAGTCCGATGCTCTACGCGCTGCCTTCGCCGCAGTTCGACGTGAAGATTTCGTAGGTCCTGGCCCGTGGCAAATCATGCGGTCGGCGGATATATCGGAGGGCTACGAACAAACTCCCGATGCCAACCCGGTTCATCTCTACGATCTCGTTACAGTTGCCCTCGATCCCGAGCGGCTTCTCAACAACGGCGAACCCGCGTCGCTTGCTCGTTGGCTCGATCAGCTCGCAATCCGGTCTGGGACTCGGTTTCTCCACGTCGGGTCCGGCGTCGGGTACTACACCGCGATTGTCGCTCAGGCCGTTTCTCGCGCAGGCTACGTCCTGGCACTTGAGGTCGATCCGACCCTCGCCCAGCGAGCGGCCCGGAATCTTGCCGACTGGTCCAATATCGAAGTTCGGTGCGCTCCCGGACCAGAATCCAGTGATGGACCTTTCGACGCGATCTTCGTCAATGCTGGCGCGACGGATCTCGACATGAGCTGGCTTGACCGACTCAGTGAACGCGGGCGACTCCTGGTTCCCCTCACAGTCTCACTGCCTGAAGAGGAACTTGGATTCGGCCAAATGCTGCTCGTCGAGCGGAGCGATTCACATTGGCCAGCCCGATTTGTCGGGCCGGTGGGCATCTTTCATTGTAAAGGGGCTCGAAGCGAACGAGGCGAACAGCTACTCAGGGCGTCATTCGGCTCCCGGAAGGAGGGGCT from Myxococcales bacterium carries:
- a CDS encoding protein-L-isoaspartate O-methyltransferase, which gives rise to MSDREMEEIRRKFAERVANAASLESDALRAAFAAVRREDFVGPGPWQIMRSADISEGYEQTPDANPVHLYDLVTVALDPERLLNNGEPASLARWLDQLAIRSGTRFLHVGSGVGYYTAIVAQAVSRAGYVLALEVDPTLAQRAARNLADWSNIEVRCAPGPESSDGPFDAIFVNAGATDLDMSWLDRLSERGRLLVPLTVSLPEEELGFGQMLLVERSDSHWPARFVGPVGIFHCKGARSERGEQLLRASFGSRKEGLVASLRRDPHSLDPECWLHAASFCLSKRSPSPNGQTHH